A genomic window from Parvularcula sp. LCG005 includes:
- the groL gene encoding chaperonin GroEL (60 kDa chaperone family; promotes refolding of misfolded polypeptides especially under stressful conditions; forms two stacked rings of heptamers to form a barrel-shaped 14mer; ends can be capped by GroES; misfolded proteins enter the barrel where they are refolded when GroES binds), with amino-acid sequence MAAKEVRFNADARERMLRGVDILANAVKVTLGPKGRNVVIEKSYGSPRTTKDGVSVAKEIELEDKFENMGAQLIKEVASKTNDIAGDGTTTATVLAQAIVKEGAKSVAAGMNPMDLKRGVDLAVTTVLEAIKSASTPVSGTAGIAQVGTISANGEASIGEMIAKAMEKVGNEGVITVEESKTAETELEVVEGMQFDRGYLSPYFVTNPDKMVAELEDVYILLHEKKLSNLQSMLPLLESVVQTSKPLLIISEDVEGEALATLVVNKLRGGLKIAAVKAPGFGDRRKAMLEDIAILTGGQVVSEDLGIKLENVGIDMLGRAKRVVISKEDTVIVDGAGEKSDIEARTAQIRRQIDETSSDYDREKLQERLAKLAGGVAVIKVGGATEVEVKERKDRVDDALNATRAAVEEGIVPGGGTALLYASRSLDSLEGANADQNAGIKIVRRALQAPLRQIVENAGVEGSIVVGKLLEQDDVKFGFDAQNEVYGNLIEKGIVDPAKVVRTALQDAASIAGLLITTEAMIAEAPKKEGAAPAMPDMGGMGGMM; translated from the coding sequence ATGGCTGCTAAAGAAGTACGCTTCAATGCCGACGCCCGTGAGCGGATGCTCCGCGGTGTCGACATCCTCGCCAACGCCGTGAAAGTGACCCTCGGCCCGAAAGGCCGCAACGTGGTCATCGAGAAGTCGTATGGCTCACCACGCACCACCAAGGACGGTGTTTCGGTCGCCAAGGAAATCGAACTGGAAGACAAGTTCGAAAACATGGGCGCCCAGCTGATCAAGGAAGTCGCTTCCAAGACCAACGACATTGCTGGTGACGGTACGACGACTGCTACGGTTCTGGCCCAAGCCATCGTGAAGGAAGGCGCCAAATCTGTCGCCGCCGGCATGAACCCAATGGACCTGAAGCGCGGCGTTGATCTCGCTGTGACCACTGTTCTTGAAGCCATCAAGTCTGCGTCGACCCCTGTGTCGGGCACGGCTGGCATTGCTCAGGTCGGTACGATTTCCGCCAACGGCGAAGCCTCGATTGGCGAAATGATTGCCAAGGCAATGGAAAAAGTCGGCAATGAAGGCGTGATCACGGTCGAGGAATCCAAGACCGCTGAAACCGAGCTGGAAGTTGTCGAAGGCATGCAGTTCGACCGCGGCTACCTGTCGCCTTATTTTGTCACCAACCCTGACAAAATGGTTGCCGAGCTGGAAGACGTCTACATCCTGCTGCACGAGAAAAAACTCTCGAACCTGCAGTCGATGCTGCCGCTGCTCGAGTCTGTTGTTCAGACCTCCAAGCCGCTGCTCATCATCTCGGAAGACGTTGAAGGCGAAGCGCTGGCAACCCTCGTGGTCAACAAACTGCGCGGTGGTTTGAAGATTGCTGCTGTCAAAGCTCCTGGCTTTGGTGATCGCCGCAAGGCCATGCTGGAAGACATCGCCATCCTCACCGGTGGTCAGGTTGTCTCTGAAGACCTCGGCATCAAGCTGGAAAATGTCGGCATCGACATGCTGGGCCGCGCCAAACGCGTCGTGATCTCGAAAGAAGACACGGTCATCGTTGATGGTGCTGGTGAGAAGTCTGACATTGAAGCCCGTACGGCTCAGATCCGTCGCCAGATCGACGAGACATCTTCCGACTACGACCGTGAGAAACTGCAAGAGCGTCTGGCCAAGCTGGCTGGCGGTGTTGCTGTCATCAAGGTTGGCGGTGCGACGGAAGTTGAAGTCAAAGAGCGCAAAGACCGCGTTGATGACGCCCTGAACGCGACCCGCGCAGCGGTCGAAGAAGGCATCGTCCCAGGTGGCGGTACGGCTCTTCTGTATGCATCCCGTTCGCTCGACTCTCTGGAAGGCGCCAACGCTGACCAGAACGCTGGCATCAAGATCGTCCGCCGTGCGCTCCAAGCGCCACTGCGTCAGATCGTTGAGAACGCCGGTGTTGAAGGTTCGATCGTGGTCGGCAAACTGCTCGAGCAGGATGACGTCAAGTTCGGCTTTGATGCGCAGAACGAAGTGTATGGCAACCTGATCGAAAAAGGCATCGTGGACCCTGCAAAGGTCGTCCGTACGGCGCTTCAGGATGCAGCTTCGATCGCTGGTCTCCTCATCACGACGGAGGCGATGATCGCGGAAGCACCAAAAAAAGAAGGCGCCGCACCAGCAATGCCTGACATGGGCGGCATGGGCGGCATGATGTAA